A stretch of the Agromyces larvae genome encodes the following:
- a CDS encoding ATP-dependent DNA ligase, whose product MAAGEERQTVEVDGRMLRLTNLGKVMYPSTGMTKGEVVSYYAQIAPVMVPVVAGRPVTRKRWVHGVGTADAPGDVFFEKNLAEHAPEWVRRGTIRHSDGPKDYPIADDRATLVWLAQQASLEVHVPQWRFRPDGSAGDPDRLVFDLDPGEGMGLVECAEVARLVRDILQPIGLDPIPVTSGSKGIHLYAALDGSQTSQQASEVAHELARALEADHPDLIVSSMRKTLRTGRVLIDWSQNNANKTTIAPYSLRGRLRPTVAAPRTWDELDDPGLRQLEWTEVLARVADGVDPFAPISRVGGGGPLATYLAMRSADATPEPMPASAWAVPNDGTPRFTIQDHHARAHHFDLRLERDGVLKSWAVPKGVPETSGTNHLAVQTEDHPIEYLTFEGTIPTGEYGAGSMTVWETGTYDAEKWRDDEIIATLTGRPGGPLGTVRLALIRTDGEGEKSSWLLHRMKEQPAAPAVGRPSTSSGSPRPKPAEPSKPAEPVEAEPHPTLRPMLATPGTAGLVSGGGWALEWKWDGIRVLARVEDGEVRLTSRSGRDETARYPELAGLADALRADAVVDGELVALDEKGRPSFERMQPRMNVVDAREIAGLVASVPVRLLLFDVLEIAGIPTVDEPYEQRRARLEKLLRRRPEVPVEVPPQADGTPADALAEAARRGYEGVVAKRLGSRYRPGVRSPDWVKLKLSRTQEVVVGGYRRGIGSRTGKIRSLLVGIPGEDGRLEYVGRVGSGIGERQSAELLATLRELETDASPFVVVPAADVADAQWVEPVLVGELEFGEWTSTGVARHPRWRGLRPDKSPGDVVRET is encoded by the coding sequence ATGGCCGCGGGGGAGGAACGCCAGACGGTCGAGGTCGACGGGCGGATGCTGCGCCTCACGAACCTCGGCAAGGTCATGTATCCCTCCACGGGCATGACCAAGGGCGAGGTCGTGTCGTACTACGCGCAGATCGCGCCGGTGATGGTTCCGGTGGTCGCGGGCCGGCCGGTCACGCGCAAGCGCTGGGTGCACGGGGTCGGAACCGCGGATGCCCCGGGCGACGTGTTCTTCGAGAAGAACCTCGCCGAGCACGCACCCGAGTGGGTGCGGCGCGGCACCATCCGCCATTCCGACGGCCCGAAGGACTACCCGATCGCCGACGACCGGGCGACCCTGGTGTGGCTCGCGCAGCAGGCGTCGCTCGAGGTGCATGTGCCGCAGTGGCGGTTCCGGCCCGACGGGTCGGCGGGCGACCCCGACCGGTTGGTGTTCGACCTCGATCCGGGCGAGGGCATGGGTTTGGTCGAGTGCGCCGAGGTGGCGCGGCTGGTGCGAGACATCCTGCAGCCCATCGGGCTCGACCCGATCCCGGTGACCAGCGGCAGCAAGGGCATCCACCTGTACGCGGCGCTCGACGGTTCGCAGACCTCGCAGCAGGCGTCGGAGGTCGCGCACGAGCTGGCCCGCGCGCTCGAGGCCGACCACCCCGACCTCATCGTGTCGAGCATGCGCAAGACGCTGCGCACCGGCCGGGTGCTCATCGACTGGAGCCAGAACAACGCGAACAAGACCACGATCGCCCCGTATTCGCTGCGCGGCCGGTTGCGGCCGACGGTCGCGGCCCCGCGCACCTGGGACGAGCTGGATGACCCGGGGCTGCGCCAACTCGAGTGGACGGAGGTGCTCGCCCGAGTGGCCGACGGCGTCGACCCGTTCGCGCCGATCTCGCGGGTGGGCGGCGGGGGTCCGCTTGCGACGTACCTCGCGATGCGCAGCGCGGATGCCACGCCCGAGCCCATGCCCGCATCGGCATGGGCGGTGCCGAACGACGGAACCCCGCGGTTCACGATCCAGGACCACCACGCGAGGGCGCACCACTTCGACCTGCGGCTCGAGCGCGACGGCGTGCTGAAGAGCTGGGCGGTGCCGAAGGGCGTGCCCGAGACATCCGGCACGAACCATCTGGCGGTGCAGACCGAAGACCACCCGATCGAGTACCTGACGTTCGAGGGAACGATCCCGACGGGCGAGTACGGCGCCGGCTCGATGACGGTGTGGGAGACCGGTACGTACGATGCCGAGAAATGGCGCGACGACGAGATCATCGCGACGCTGACCGGGCGCCCGGGCGGGCCGCTCGGCACGGTGCGGCTCGCGCTCATCCGCACCGACGGCGAGGGCGAGAAGTCGAGCTGGCTGCTGCACCGCATGAAGGAGCAGCCCGCGGCACCGGCGGTCGGGCGCCCTTCGACCAGCTCAGGGAGCCCTCGACCGAAGCCCGCCGAGCCGTCGAAGCCCGCTGAGCCTGTCGAAGCGGAGCCGCACCCGACGCTGCGGCCGATGCTCGCCACACCGGGCACGGCGGGGCTCGTGTCGGGCGGCGGGTGGGCGCTGGAGTGGAAGTGGGACGGCATCCGGGTGCTCGCCCGGGTCGAGGACGGCGAGGTGCGGCTCACCAGCCGCAGCGGCCGGGACGAGACGGCGCGCTACCCCGAACTCGCTGGGCTCGCCGACGCGCTGCGCGCCGACGCGGTCGTCGACGGCGAGCTGGTCGCGCTCGACGAGAAGGGTCGGCCGAGCTTCGAGCGGATGCAGCCCAGGATGAACGTCGTCGACGCGCGCGAGATCGCGGGGCTCGTGGCATCCGTGCCGGTTCGTCTGCTGCTCTTCGACGTGCTCGAGATCGCGGGAATCCCGACGGTCGACGAACCGTACGAGCAGCGCCGCGCACGCCTCGAGAAGCTGCTGCGCCGCCGCCCCGAGGTGCCCGTCGAGGTGCCGCCGCAGGCCGACGGCACGCCGGCCGACGCGCTCGCCGAGGCCGCCCGACGGGGATACGAGGGCGTCGTCGCGAAACGGCTCGGGTCGCGGTACCGCCCGGGCGTGCGCAGCCCCGACTGGGTGAAGCTGAAGCTCAGCCGCACGCAGGAGGTCGTCGTCGGCGGGTACCGGCGGGGCATCGGCTCCAGGACGGGCAAGATCCGCTCGCTGCTCGTCGGCATCCCCGGCGAGGACGGCCGGCTCGAGTACGTCGGCCGGGTGGGCAGCGGCATCGGCGAGCGGCAGTCCGCCGAGCTGCTCGCCACGCTGCGCGAGCTCGAGACGGATGCCTCGCCCTTCGTCGTGGTGCCCGCCGCCGACGTCGCCGACGCGCAGTGGGTGGAACCGGTGCTCGTCGGCGAACTCGAGTTCGGGGAGTGGACGAGCACCGGGGTGGCGAGGCATCCGCGCTGGCGGGGTCTGCGGCCCGACAAGTCGCCCGGCGACGTCGTGCGCGAGACCTGA
- a CDS encoding ATP-dependent DNA ligase, protein MGKLIYNSSARELEIDDRTLAHLRVAILNKLRRSESFAMTWEHGLENGSGRTTIWLHESIPLQFVFSGNRQPKLNRLWVEQFLLSANSTGGLHWVPEPEQQEEFDGD, encoded by the coding sequence ATGGGCAAGCTCATCTACAACTCCTCCGCGCGCGAGCTCGAGATCGACGACCGCACGCTCGCCCACTTGCGGGTGGCGATCCTGAACAAGCTGCGCCGCTCCGAGAGCTTCGCCATGACCTGGGAGCACGGACTCGAGAACGGCAGCGGGCGCACGACGATCTGGCTGCACGAGTCGATCCCGCTCCAGTTCGTGTTCAGCGGCAATCGCCAGCCGAAGCTGAACCGGCTGTGGGTCGAGCAGTTCCTGCTCTCCGCGAACAGCACGGGCGGTCTGCACTGGGTGCCCGAGCCCGAGCAGCAGGAGGAGTTCGACGGCGACTGA
- a CDS encoding DUF7218 family protein: protein MPGSRNRSLKDPELYEKLRDEGDSKEKAARISNAAAAKGRSAVGRKGGKSGDYDDWTVDRLKKRAKELGLKGYSSKRKSELISALRNH from the coding sequence ATGCCAGGCTCACGAAACCGTTCGCTGAAGGACCCCGAGCTCTACGAGAAGCTCCGCGACGAAGGCGACTCGAAGGAGAAGGCCGCGCGCATCTCGAACGCGGCCGCCGCGAAGGGTCGCAGCGCCGTCGGACGCAAGGGCGGCAAGTCGGGCGATTACGACGACTGGACGGTCGACCGGCTGAAGAAGCGCGCGAAGGAGCTCGGCCTGAAGGGCTACAGCTCGAAGCGCAAGTCCGAGTTGATCAGCGCGCTGCGCAACCACTGA
- a CDS encoding ABC transporter substrate-binding protein, protein MKSPRKVAIAGLTALVMAGTLAACSQGGDDASSGKTELRVATFPPGADAAAYEAFAEQEKQFEKANPDIDIIGVEYEWEGPTFAVQLAGGSLPDVFTVPFTDSKTLLENGQLMDVTDEITELGYADSFNPIIIEEVTDANGHIFGFPRQAYAMGLHYNRDLFEEAGLDPDSPPTTWDEVRAAAKTIAEKTGKAGYAQMAMNNTGGWQLTAATAARGGRIQEANGDGTYTSTIDNDATKAALQFLHDLRWEDNSFGAKFDLDWGTINQEFAAGNIGMYTSGSDVYTALVRDFGMPSEQYGLTVVPLEGDDPGTLGGGDIAVMSPTLDDETKAAGVKWIDWYYMQKLLNEDAAVLDAQTLAASDQAVGTPLLPVVSREQYEQSLIWIEDYINVPRDQMAPFIDGIWDQTPVGEPKGKTQEIYALLDPVVQAVLTDQNADIDALLTQVNDEAQALLDN, encoded by the coding sequence ATGAAGTCACCACGCAAGGTCGCGATCGCGGGGCTCACCGCGCTCGTGATGGCGGGCACGCTCGCCGCGTGCAGCCAGGGCGGCGACGACGCGTCGAGCGGCAAGACCGAGCTGCGCGTCGCCACGTTCCCGCCCGGCGCCGACGCAGCGGCGTACGAGGCCTTCGCCGAACAGGAGAAGCAGTTCGAGAAGGCCAACCCCGACATCGACATCATCGGCGTCGAATACGAGTGGGAGGGCCCGACCTTCGCCGTGCAGCTCGCCGGCGGCAGCCTGCCCGACGTGTTCACCGTGCCGTTCACCGACTCGAAGACCCTGCTCGAGAACGGCCAGCTGATGGACGTGACCGACGAGATCACCGAGCTCGGCTACGCCGACTCGTTCAACCCGATCATCATCGAGGAGGTCACCGACGCGAACGGGCACATCTTCGGGTTCCCGCGCCAGGCGTACGCGATGGGTCTGCACTACAACCGCGACCTGTTCGAGGAGGCCGGGCTCGACCCCGACAGCCCGCCGACCACGTGGGACGAGGTGCGCGCCGCAGCGAAGACCATCGCCGAGAAGACCGGCAAGGCCGGGTACGCCCAGATGGCGATGAACAACACGGGCGGCTGGCAGCTCACCGCGGCGACCGCCGCGCGCGGCGGCCGGATCCAGGAGGCGAACGGCGACGGCACCTACACGTCGACGATCGACAACGACGCCACCAAGGCGGCGCTGCAGTTCCTGCACGACCTGCGCTGGGAGGACAACTCGTTCGGCGCGAAGTTCGACCTCGACTGGGGCACCATCAACCAGGAGTTCGCGGCCGGCAACATCGGCATGTACACCTCGGGCTCCGACGTCTACACCGCCCTGGTGCGCGACTTCGGCATGCCCTCCGAGCAGTACGGCCTCACCGTCGTGCCGCTCGAGGGCGACGACCCGGGCACCCTCGGCGGCGGCGACATCGCCGTGATGAGCCCGACGCTCGACGACGAGACCAAGGCCGCCGGCGTCAAGTGGATCGACTGGTACTACATGCAGAAGCTGCTGAACGAGGACGCCGCCGTGCTCGACGCCCAGACGCTCGCCGCGAGCGACCAGGCCGTCGGCACCCCGCTGCTGCCGGTCGTCAGCCGTGAGCAGTACGAGCAGTCGCTGATCTGGATCGAGGACTACATCAACGTGCCCCGCGACCAGATGGCGCCGTTCATCGACGGCATCTGGGACCAGACGCCCGTCGGCGAGCCGAAGGGCAAGACGCAGGAGATCTACGCCCTGCTCGACCCGGTGGTGCAGGCCGTGCTCACCGACCAGAACGCCGACATCGACGCCCTGCTGACGCAGGTCAACGACGAGGCGCAGGCGCTGCTGGACAACTAG
- a CDS encoding glycoside hydrolase family 13 protein, translated as MPLTGARPVPPALTEDPLWWRSAVIYQVYVRSFADSDGDGTGDLRGVRSRLGYLKELGVDALWFNPWYPSPLADGGYDVADYRDIHPAFGTLEDAEQLIAEALELGIRTIIDIVPNHISSEHPWFQAALEAGPGSPERERFWFHPGKGPNGDEMPTRWVSNFQGDTWTRTTDPDGTPGEWYLHLFTPEQPDLNWNHPDVRAEHEDILRFWFDRGVAGVRIDSAGLLIKDPTLPEVPESVAPGQHPTEDRDEVHDVYRSWRRIADEYEGTRVLVGEVWVPDAARFAAYLRPDEMHTAFNFDFMSRAWDATELRTSIDLMLAAHAPVGAPSTWVLSNHDVTRPVTRYGREDSSFAFAKKRFDTPTDLELGARRARAAALLTAALPGSLYLYQGDELGLPEVELPREVLEDPMHFRSGGVDPGRDGCRVPLPWRGSSAPFGFSPDRTPDGEASAQPWLPQPDAWAALSVQAQEADPSSMLWLYRQALRIRKREAALGDGTLAWLDSAPDVLAFRRGDDLVSVTNLGAEPIDLPDHESILLSSTPLAGGLLPTDSTVWLRTTS; from the coding sequence ATGCCACTCACCGGTGCCCGCCCGGTTCCCCCGGCCCTCACCGAGGACCCGCTGTGGTGGCGCAGCGCCGTCATCTACCAGGTGTACGTGCGCAGCTTCGCGGACTCCGACGGCGACGGCACGGGTGACCTGCGCGGCGTGCGCAGCCGGCTCGGCTACCTGAAGGAGCTCGGCGTTGACGCGCTCTGGTTCAACCCCTGGTACCCGTCGCCCCTCGCCGACGGCGGCTACGACGTCGCCGACTACCGGGACATCCACCCCGCCTTCGGCACCCTCGAGGACGCCGAGCAGCTCATCGCCGAAGCCCTCGAGCTGGGCATCCGCACGATCATCGACATCGTCCCCAACCACATCAGCTCGGAGCATCCGTGGTTCCAGGCCGCCCTCGAAGCCGGCCCCGGCAGCCCCGAGCGCGAGCGCTTCTGGTTCCACCCGGGCAAGGGTCCGAACGGCGACGAGATGCCGACCCGCTGGGTCTCGAACTTCCAGGGCGACACGTGGACCCGCACCACCGACCCCGACGGCACGCCGGGGGAGTGGTACCTGCACCTGTTCACCCCCGAGCAGCCCGACCTGAACTGGAACCACCCCGACGTGCGCGCCGAGCACGAGGACATCCTGCGGTTCTGGTTCGACCGCGGCGTCGCGGGCGTGCGCATCGACTCCGCCGGCCTGCTCATCAAGGACCCGACCCTGCCCGAGGTGCCCGAGTCGGTCGCTCCCGGTCAGCACCCCACCGAGGACCGCGACGAGGTGCACGACGTCTACCGGTCGTGGCGGCGCATCGCCGACGAGTACGAGGGCACGCGCGTGCTGGTCGGCGAGGTCTGGGTGCCCGACGCGGCCCGCTTCGCCGCGTACCTGCGCCCCGACGAGATGCACACGGCCTTCAACTTCGATTTCATGTCGCGAGCCTGGGATGCCACGGAGCTGCGCACCTCGATCGATCTGATGCTCGCGGCGCACGCACCGGTCGGCGCCCCCAGCACCTGGGTGCTCTCGAACCACGACGTGACCCGGCCCGTCACCCGGTACGGCCGTGAGGACTCGTCGTTCGCGTTCGCCAAGAAGCGGTTCGACACGCCGACCGACCTCGAGCTCGGCGCGCGCCGCGCCCGCGCCGCCGCGCTGCTCACGGCCGCCCTGCCCGGGTCGCTGTACCTCTACCAGGGCGACGAGCTCGGCCTGCCCGAGGTCGAGCTGCCGCGCGAGGTGCTCGAGGACCCGATGCACTTCCGCTCCGGCGGAGTGGACCCCGGTCGTGACGGATGCCGCGTGCCGCTGCCGTGGCGCGGGTCGTCGGCGCCGTTCGGGTTCAGCCCCGACCGCACGCCCGACGGCGAAGCATCCGCGCAGCCCTGGCTGCCCCAGCCCGACGCGTGGGCCGCGCTCAGCGTCCAGGCGCAGGAGGCCGACCCGTCCTCGATGCTGTGGCTGTACCGCCAGGCGCTGCGCATCCGCAAGCGCGAGGCCGCGCTCGGCGACGGCACGCTCGCGTGGCTCGACAGTGCGCCCGACGTGCTCGCGTTCCGACGCGGCGACGACCTCGTCTCGGTCACCAACCTCGGCGCCGAGCCGATCGACCTGCCCGACCACGAGAGCATCCTGCTCTCCAGCACGCCGCTCGCCGGCGGCCTGCTGCCCACCGACTCGACCGTCTGGCTCCGTACGACGAGCTGA
- a CDS encoding SDR family oxidoreductase — MHNDHLIDPTTKHTTEPFPRQEQRPPGLTDQMHPLPDHGEQSYRGANRLVGRKSLITGGDSGIGRAVAIAFAREGADVAISYLPEEEADAEETARWIEDAGRMPLMVPGDLRDESFCDDLVARVRSTFGGIDLLVLNAAHQRNRGGIDEIPTDDFETVMRVNLFAPIFLTRAAVPHLRGGSSIITTTSIQGFDPSSSLVDYAMTKAALVAFTKALAEELGPRGIRVNAVAPGPIWTPLIPATGWPDKLPEFGHNTPLGRAGQPAELAGAYVYLASDDASYVSGAILPVTGGRPL, encoded by the coding sequence ATGCACAACGACCACCTCATCGATCCGACCACCAAGCACACGACCGAACCGTTCCCCCGCCAGGAGCAGCGCCCTCCGGGACTCACCGACCAGATGCATCCGCTGCCCGATCACGGCGAGCAGAGCTACCGCGGGGCGAACCGCCTCGTCGGGCGCAAGTCGCTCATCACCGGCGGCGACTCGGGCATCGGTCGCGCCGTCGCGATCGCGTTCGCGCGCGAGGGGGCCGATGTCGCGATCTCGTACCTTCCCGAGGAGGAGGCCGACGCCGAAGAGACCGCGCGCTGGATCGAAGACGCCGGCCGGATGCCGCTCATGGTGCCGGGCGACTTGCGCGACGAGTCGTTCTGCGACGACCTGGTCGCGCGGGTGCGCTCAACGTTCGGCGGCATCGACCTGCTCGTGCTGAACGCGGCGCACCAGCGCAACCGCGGCGGCATCGACGAGATCCCGACCGACGACTTCGAGACCGTGATGCGGGTGAACCTGTTCGCGCCGATCTTCCTGACCCGGGCGGCGGTGCCGCACCTGCGCGGCGGGTCGTCGATCATCACGACGACCTCGATCCAGGGGTTCGACCCGTCGAGCTCGCTGGTCGACTATGCGATGACGAAGGCCGCGCTGGTCGCCTTCACGAAGGCGCTCGCGGAGGAACTCGGGCCGCGAGGCATCCGGGTGAACGCGGTCGCTCCCGGCCCGATCTGGACGCCGCTGATCCCGGCGACCGGATGGCCCGACAAGCTGCCCGAGTTCGGGCACAACACGCCGCTCGGCCGGGCGGGGCAGCCCGCCGAGCTCGCGGGCGCGTACGTGTACCTCGCCTCCGACGACGCGTCGTACGTGTCGGGCGCCATCCTGCCGGTCACGGGCGGCCGCCCGCTCTGA
- a CDS encoding Ku protein, with product MRAVWKGAVTFGLVNVPVKLYSATEDHDVSLHQVHAADGGRIRYQRVCEIDGEVVAYQDIDKAYDDGERTVVITDQDLKQLPAERSREIEVVEFVPTAQIDPIMFDRSYYLEPDSASSKAYVLLRETLESTDRTAIVRMALRQKTRLAALRVHGDVLMVQTLLWSDEVRAAEFPALDEKVKISDNELKLSKQLVESLVSDFDPTQYVDEYQQELRTLIQAKLEQGDAIDTAATFGEQPEEGGAEVIDLMEALRRSIAAKRGGGSSGAAGEAATDEEEGAQPKRSATKKKKTSTSSKSSKRSDAADEPAPKRKPAAKKKAAS from the coding sequence ATGCGAGCCGTCTGGAAAGGGGCGGTCACATTCGGCCTCGTCAATGTGCCCGTGAAGCTCTACAGCGCCACCGAGGACCACGACGTGAGCCTGCATCAGGTGCACGCCGCCGACGGCGGACGCATCCGGTACCAGCGCGTGTGCGAGATCGACGGCGAGGTCGTGGCCTACCAGGACATCGACAAGGCCTACGACGACGGCGAGCGCACCGTCGTCATCACCGACCAGGATCTGAAGCAGCTGCCCGCCGAGCGCAGCCGCGAGATCGAGGTCGTCGAGTTCGTGCCGACCGCGCAGATCGACCCGATCATGTTCGACCGCAGCTACTACCTCGAACCCGATTCGGCGTCGTCGAAGGCGTACGTGCTGCTGCGCGAGACGCTCGAGTCGACCGACCGAACCGCGATCGTGCGGATGGCGCTGCGGCAGAAGACCCGGCTCGCGGCGCTGCGCGTGCACGGCGACGTGCTCATGGTGCAGACGCTGCTCTGGAGCGACGAGGTGCGCGCCGCCGAGTTCCCGGCGCTCGACGAGAAGGTCAAGATCTCGGACAACGAGCTGAAGCTCTCGAAGCAGTTGGTCGAGAGCCTGGTCTCCGACTTCGATCCGACGCAGTACGTCGACGAGTACCAGCAGGAACTGCGCACCCTGATTCAGGCGAAGCTCGAGCAGGGCGACGCGATCGACACGGCCGCGACGTTCGGCGAGCAGCCCGAGGAGGGCGGCGCCGAGGTCATCGATCTGATGGAGGCGCTGCGGCGCTCGATCGCCGCGAAGCGCGGCGGCGGCAGCAGCGGCGCGGCCGGCGAAGCGGCCACCGACGAGGAAGAGGGCGCGCAACCGAAGCGCTCGGCGACGAAGAAGAAGAAGACCTCGACTTCGTCGAAGTCCTCGAAGCGATCGGATGCCGCGGACGAGCCAGCGCCGAAGCGCAAGCCTGCGGCGAAGAAGAAGGCCGCGTCCTAG
- a CDS encoding LacI family DNA-binding transcriptional regulator — MSRRLADVARKVGVSEATVSRVLNGKPGVSASTREAVLTALDVLGYERPTKLRGERARLVGLVMPELQNPIFPALAEAIGGGLAQNGFTPVLCIQTAGGISESDYVELLLHQQVSGVIFAGGAYTQADAGHEHYERLRELKLPTVLVSAPIDGIGFATVSCDDAVSMEQAFGHLVQLGHERIGILLGPSDHMPSRRKYEAALRMAERHGLELGEDRIVHSFYSLESGQTAAAKLLAAGVTGIVCASDPMALGAVRAVRRAGLRVPEDVSVIGYDDSALMNCTEPPLTTVRQPIEAMGKMVIELLMRQMSSERRIGDEVLFAPELVVRASTAPAPR, encoded by the coding sequence ATGTCGAGACGACTTGCGGATGTCGCGCGGAAGGTCGGAGTCAGCGAGGCCACGGTCAGCCGCGTGCTGAACGGCAAGCCCGGCGTCTCCGCCTCCACCCGCGAAGCGGTGCTCACCGCGCTCGACGTGCTCGGCTACGAACGACCCACGAAACTGCGAGGCGAACGGGCGCGCCTGGTCGGGCTGGTGATGCCCGAGCTGCAGAACCCGATCTTCCCCGCGCTCGCCGAGGCGATCGGCGGCGGGCTCGCGCAGAACGGCTTCACCCCGGTGCTGTGCATCCAGACCGCCGGCGGCATCTCGGAGTCCGACTACGTCGAGCTGCTGCTGCACCAGCAGGTGTCGGGCGTGATCTTCGCGGGCGGCGCGTACACGCAGGCGGACGCCGGCCACGAGCACTACGAGCGGCTGCGCGAGCTGAAGCTGCCGACGGTGCTGGTCAGCGCACCGATCGACGGCATCGGGTTCGCGACCGTGTCGTGCGACGACGCGGTGTCGATGGAACAGGCGTTCGGGCACCTCGTGCAGCTCGGGCACGAGCGCATCGGCATCCTGCTCGGCCCGAGCGACCACATGCCCTCGCGGCGCAAGTACGAGGCCGCCCTGCGCATGGCCGAACGTCACGGCCTCGAGCTCGGCGAGGACCGCATCGTGCACTCGTTCTACTCGCTCGAATCGGGGCAGACCGCCGCGGCGAAACTGCTCGCGGCGGGCGTCACGGGCATCGTGTGCGCGAGCGATCCGATGGCGCTCGGCGCGGTGCGGGCCGTTCGCCGGGCGGGCCTTCGGGTGCCCGAGGACGTCTCGGTCATCGGGTACGACGACTCGGCGCTGATGAACTGCACCGAGCCGCCGCTCACCACCGTGCGCCAACCCATCGAGGCGATGGGCAAGATGGTGATCGAGCTGCTCATGCGCCAGATGTCGAGCGAGCGCCGCATCGGCGACGAGGTGCTCTTCGCACCCGAGCTCGTGGTCCGCGCGTCCACGGCCCCCGCGCCGCGCTGA
- a CDS encoding DNA topoisomerase IB: MPRLRRVEPYASPGYRRVRRGTGFAYVHTDGGLAGRAERARIAELAVPPAWTEVWISDAPNAHLLAVGVDAAGRRQYLYHPAWRERQDLEKFERMTRLALALPAARRTVVRDLALGELPRERALAAAFRTLDLGAIRIGSEESLAGARSRGLTTLLVRNAAVADDVVELRFRAKGGIAQRVEIADAPLAAFVERSGRRSPASRLYAWHGDVGTDARRMRALGAAEVNDDLRARTGGEFTAKDFRTLRGTLVAAGALAEIGTAPTARARAAAVRDAIIAASTVLGNTPAIAKASYVDPRIVSAYEAGRVLSRRGAPERALLDLLAVDEATVTVG, from the coding sequence ATGCCGCGCCTGCGCCGGGTCGAGCCGTACGCGTCGCCGGGCTACCGCAGGGTTCGCCGGGGCACCGGGTTCGCCTACGTGCACACCGACGGCGGGCTCGCCGGTCGCGCCGAACGGGCGCGCATCGCCGAACTCGCGGTGCCGCCCGCATGGACCGAGGTCTGGATCTCGGATGCCCCGAACGCGCACCTGCTGGCGGTCGGCGTGGACGCGGCGGGCCGGCGCCAGTACCTCTACCACCCGGCCTGGCGCGAACGGCAGGATCTCGAGAAGTTCGAGCGGATGACTCGACTCGCGCTCGCCCTGCCGGCGGCGCGTCGCACGGTGGTGCGCGACCTCGCGCTCGGCGAGCTGCCGCGCGAGCGCGCGCTGGCGGCGGCGTTCCGCACGCTGGATCTCGGTGCCATCCGCATCGGCTCGGAGGAGTCGCTCGCGGGCGCCCGCAGCCGCGGGCTCACCACCCTGCTGGTGCGCAACGCCGCCGTCGCCGACGACGTCGTCGAACTGCGGTTCCGCGCGAAGGGCGGCATCGCCCAGCGGGTCGAGATCGCGGATGCCCCGCTCGCGGCGTTCGTCGAGCGTTCGGGCCGACGCTCGCCGGCGTCCCGGCTGTACGCCTGGCACGGCGACGTGGGGACGGACGCGAGACGGATGCGCGCGCTCGGCGCCGCCGAGGTGAACGACGACCTCCGCGCCCGCACCGGGGGCGAGTTCACCGCGAAGGACTTCCGGACGCTGCGGGGCACGCTCGTCGCCGCGGGAGCCCTCGCCGAGATCGGCACCGCGCCCACGGCCCGGGCGAGAGCCGCGGCGGTGCGCGACGCGATCATCGCCGCCTCGACCGTGCTCGGCAACACGCCCGCGATCGCGAAGGCGAGCTACGTCGACCCGCGCATCGTCAGCGCGTACGAGGCCGGCCGGGTGCTGTCGCGCCGCGGGGCACCGGAGCGGGCGCTGCTCGACCTGCTCGCGGTCGACGAAGCGACCGTGACGGTCGGCTGA